The genomic window AGGTGCGCCGCCGCATCGACGAGGCCTGGAAGCACGTGCGGCTGGACCAGCTGGCCATCAGTGCGCAATGCGGCTTCGCGTCCGTGGCGGACGGCAATCTCATATCGGAGGAAGACCAGCGCCGCAAGCTGGAGCTCATCGTCGACACCGCCCGCCGCGTCTGGGGCTAGCCGCACTGAGTGAACGCAAAGGCGGCAGCCCGCCTGCTCCGGCGCGCCGGAGCGGACGGGCTGCCGCTTCTCTGTCGCTTCGTGGACCGAGGCGCTGCCTAGACGGCGGCTTCCTCACCAACGAACTCCCGGCGTCCCTGCATGATCCCAATGCCGATGACCAGGATGCACAAGGAACCGAAGACCAGCACGGCGTTGCTGAACACGGCTACACCGTTGAGGTCGATTTCCGGAACGTGTTCTGCAATCATCAGCACGACGAAGCTGAGGGCTCCGGTGAGCGCCAGCCCCAATCCAGCCAGCTTGAAGATGCCCATGCCCTCACACCGTCGCGCCAGGCCGCAGCCGAAGATCGCCGAGCCAATGGACGTCACGTACAGGAAGGCAAAGTGCAGGGCGACCGACGTCGTGAAGATCGTCGTCGCCATCACCTGCTCCTCTGCGGCGCTGCTCCCCACGCCGTGCTCCAGCACATGGGTGAGAACGTGCCGGAGGCTCAACTCGACGATGATGAAGGCGTATCCAAACAGAAAGACCTTCAGCGCAAAGGAGGACACCCGGTCCATGACTGAACCGCCTTCAAACGCCCGCTGCAGCGTGCTCAACCCGAACCAATAGAGCATGGCGGCAATGACAAAGCCCGTTGTCACGATCTGGGCCACTTGAGCATTGTCGCCCATAATGCGGGCCGCTTCCGCAAAGTCTGCGGAGTCCGCGGGATCAATCAGGAATCCGCCGGGCGTCAGCATCGACGAAACCAGGCCCAGGACCACAGCAACCACAAGGGATAGCCCAGCCAGCTTGTTGAACGTCATCCCAGCCTCCTCCGCATAGGTGAGTCTCAGTAACTCCAAGGGAACAGTATCACTACAAACAGGCGTATTCAAGCATGATTCTTGCGGGAATCGTCAACCTATTGCAGATTGCGCCATCCTGTGGACGGAAAGGCATACTCGTAAAGCGCCGGCTTGTTTGTCGCTTGCGGCGCGCGCATGACGCGCCTACACTTGCACCACTTCATCCCCTGAGCGTGCACCGTGACTGACCTCTTTGCCTATGCGATGCAGCAGCGCGGCGACGCCGATGCGCCACTCGCCGCGCGCATGCGGCCCCGCACTTTCGATGAGTTCGTGGGGCAGGAGCACCTCACCGGCCCCAACCGCGTCCTGCGGCGCGCCATCGAGGCCGATCAGGCGCCCTCGATGCTGCTGTGGGGCCCGCCCGGCTCCGGCAAGACGACGCTCGCCAACCTCATCGCTGCCCGCACCCAGGCGCACTTCGAGACGGTCTCCGCGGTCACCGCGGGCGTCGCCGACCTCCGCCGCGCCGTCGAGTCCGCGCGGGAGCGGCTCTCGTTGAACGGGCAGCGCACCATACTCTTCGTCGATGAGATCCACCGCTTCAACAAGGCGCAGCAGGACGTCATCCTGCCGCACGTCGAGGCGGGCACGGTGACGTTCATCGGCGCGACGACGGAGAACCCGTCGTTCGAGGTGATCGCGCCGCTCCTCTCGCGCTCCATGGTCTACACGCTGGGCCAGCTCACGGACGAGCACATCAGCGCCATCATCGACCACGCGCTGGCCGACGCCGAACGCGGCCTGGGCAAGTACACATTTGTCCTCGAGGACGACGCCCGCCAGCTCCTCATCGACGCGGCCAGCGGCGACGCCCGCACGGCGCTCAACTGCCTGGAGCTCGCCGCTCTCGTGACGCAGCCCGACACCCACGGCGTCCGCACCGTCACCCTCTCCACGGTGGAGGACGCGCTGCAGCACCGCGCGCTCCACTACGACAAGACCGGCGACCAGCACTACGACACCATCTCCGCCTTCATCAAGTCGGTGCGCGGCTCGGACCCGGACGCCGCCGTCTACTGGCTCGTGCGGATGCTCGACGCCGGTGAAGACCCGCTGTTCATTGCGCGCCGCATCATCATCCTCGCGGCGGAGGACATCGGCATGGCCGACCCGGGCGCTCTGCCGGTTGCCGTCGCGGCGCAGCAGGCCGTCCACTTCATCGGCCTGCCGGAGGGCGCGATACCGCTGGCGGAGGCCACGGTCTACCTCGCCACCGCGCCCAAGTCGAACTCGGCGTACGCAGCCCTCGGCAAGGCGCGGGAGGATGTCCGCGAGCACGGCGGCCTGCCGATTCCTCTCCACCTGCGCAACGCCGTCACCGGTCTGATGCGCCGCCAGGGCTACGGCGAGGGCTACAAGTACGCCCACGACTACCCGGAGCACTTCGCGAAGATGCAGAACCTCCCGGAACGGCTGAAGGGCCACCGCTACTACCAGCCGTCAGACCAGGGGTACGAACGTGATGTTGCGGAGAGGGTCGCCAAGTGGTGGGGTGAGGCGAAGGGCAAGGGTCAACGGGGCAGTGGGGCCGAATAGGGGGCTTTCCGGGGGAGCGCGGGCCGGGGCTTCTACTCGACGTGCAGCAGCTTGTACCGCATCACGCCCTTGGGCGCGGTGACCTCGATCTCATCGCCGATGCGCTTGCCCAGCACAGCCTCGCCCACCGGCGAGCTTGTCGAGATCTTGCGGGCCATCAGGTCGGCCTCTCGCGGGTCCACGATGGTCCACTCAAGCTCCGTGCCGGAGTCGACGTCCTGCAGCTTGAAGGTGCTGCCGTGACGGACCTCCTGCCCGTTGCCCTCGCTCTTGTCAAGAATACGGGCCTTGGAGAGGGTGTCCTCCGTGACGCGCAACCGGGCGGTAAGCTGCCCCTGGTACTCGCGAGCGGCCTCCAGCGGCGCGTTCTCCCGCACGTCCTTGTCGGCGGCGGCGCGCTGGATCTCCTTGGCGTTGCTGGCCAGCTCGTCCTTGAGATGGTCCACCAGCCGGAGGAGCTCGGCGTGGCCCTCGGCCGTGAGCCGCACGATCTCGGGCTCCAGCATGCCGGGACGCGCCGTCTTTGTGCGCGACTGCTTCGACGGCCTGCGCAGCTTGACGTGCTGCGACAGGTTGGATTCGACGATGCCCGACTTCCGTGCGTGCTGCAGGAAGTCGCGGACGGCCTTGATGCGCTCGCTGCCGCCCAGCGTTTCGGCTGAAGCTTCAAGTGAGAAGACTTCCAGGTCTGCGGGGGTGATGGAGGTCACGCTTCGGTCGTCGCCGAACCACCGGAGGAATCGCGTCAAAGCCTGCCTGAGCTCGGAACCGTTCTTTCGTCCGCCGAGGTACTCGTCGACGGCGGCGCTCAGTGTCACGATCGTTCCAAGTTCCGGCACGGCGTACCCTCCCTTACGTTGCGTCTGCGGTCATTCTACGTGCCGCCTGAAACCAGTGTCAAACAAGGATCGGTTGACACGTAGATAGGCCAACCATAGAATGAGGCGCTTGAAATCAGGGCCTTTCGCCCATTTTGCGACGGCCACACGGCCGCGGCCGTGTGGCCGCGCCAACAACACCAGGGAGGTTGACCGATGGCGACCAAGGCATATGTACTGATTGAGACCGCGGTTGGCAAGACGCGCGACGTAATGAGCTCGCTCTCGGGTGTGGCGGGCGTGGCGGCGGTCGACGCCGTCACGGGCCCCTACGACATCATCGCCGTGATCTCCGCCAACGACCTCAACTCCGTCGGCGAGATCGTCACGGACAAGGTCCACACCATCGGCGGCGTCAACCGCACGGTGACCTGCCTCTCCGTCAGCGTCGGCTAGCCGAAACGCCGCCTACGCCGGCTGCCGGAGGCGCGCCTGCGGGCCGGCCGGCACCGCCGCGAGCCGCGTCCACGCCGGCGATGTCCTGCGGAGCCTGACGCTGCGCGCGGCCTCCTCCACCAGCCGAACGCCCGTCAGGTAGTCGTCCGCGTGGATGTACTCCGCGCCAATGCCGCCCTCGGGCGTCGCGTTGTGGTAGTTGCCCAGCGGGAAGGCAATTCCCGTCGTCGCGTAGCCGAACGCCGCGAACCCGCTCGCCTCGCACGTGCCGCCGCTCATCAGTTGCCGCTGCACCCTCGTGTCCGGCTCCCGCTCGACAAGGCTGCGTCTCGCGACGTGCAGCGCCTGCTCGGCCTCCGCGCTGAACGTGAACGTGGCGTCGCCGACGCGGATCACCGGCCCCGCGCCCTGCACAGCCCCCGGCAGCTCGCGGCTCGACTCCAGCGATACAATGAGGCAGTCCCTGGGCAGGCTGTGCTCCTGTGCCATCAGCCGCGCCCCGATCAGTCCGACCTCCTCCGCCCGCGTGAACACGCCGTAGACGTCGCCCTCCACCGGCGATGCCATGATGCCGTGCAGCGCCGAGAGGATGGCGCCGCACCCGGCGAGGTCGTCGGCGGCGCGCATGTGCAGCAAGTCGTCCCGCCGCTCGAAGTCCACGAGGTCGAACACGACCGTCGCGGGCAGCGGCACGCTCGCCGCGTCGTCCGTGTGCACCAGCACGCGCCGTTCCTCCGGCGCGCCGGCCGGCCCGCCGAGCCGCCCCTTGCGCCGCGCGCCGGACCGCTCGACGATCTCGATATCCGCAGGCTCCGTCAGGGACACGGGCGGCACGCCGCCGCGCGCCTCCGCGACGAGCGCGCCCTCCCGCACCTCCACCGCCTCGAAGCCGGGGTGGTCCATGTGCGCCATGAAGGCGATGGGCGGCACGCCGGCCACCGTCCCCTGCACCCGCACGATGATATTGCCGTACTGGTCGGTCTTCACATCGAGGCCGAGTCCGGCAACCGCGCGCTTCACGTAGTCCGACACCAGCCCCTCGTGGAACGAAACGGCGGGCAGGCCTCCCAGGTCGGCCAGGATCTGCAGCGCCCGGTCTGCGTCGATGCTCATGCGCTCTCCCCCGCGTTGGTGACGCCGCCCGCTGACCCGAGCGGCGCACGGACAGCATAGCGGAGGGCGGCCTTGGGCAACAGCCGCGCGCCGTTTGACCGACGCC from Chloroflexota bacterium includes these protein-coding regions:
- a CDS encoding replication-associated recombination protein A — protein: MQQRGDADAPLAARMRPRTFDEFVGQEHLTGPNRVLRRAIEADQAPSMLLWGPPGSGKTTLANLIAARTQAHFETVSAVTAGVADLRRAVESARERLSLNGQRTILFVDEIHRFNKAQQDVILPHVEAGTVTFIGATTENPSFEVIAPLLSRSMVYTLGQLTDEHISAIIDHALADAERGLGKYTFVLEDDARQLLIDAASGDARTALNCLELAALVTQPDTHGVRTVTLSTVEDALQHRALHYDKTGDQHYDTISAFIKSVRGSDPDAAVYWLVRMLDAGEDPLFIARRIIILAAEDIGMADPGALPVAVAAQQAVHFIGLPEGAIPLAEATVYLATAPKSNSAYAALGKAREDVREHGGLPIPLHLRNAVTGLMRRQGYGEGYKYAHDYPEHFAKMQNLPERLKGHRYYQPSDQGYERDVAERVAKWWGEAKGKGQRGSGAE
- a CDS encoding transcription elongation factor GreA; protein product: MPELGTIVTLSAAVDEYLGGRKNGSELRQALTRFLRWFGDDRSVTSITPADLEVFSLEASAETLGGSERIKAVRDFLQHARKSGIVESNLSQHVKLRRPSKQSRTKTARPGMLEPEIVRLTAEGHAELLRLVDHLKDELASNAKEIQRAAADKDVRENAPLEAAREYQGQLTARLRVTEDTLSKARILDKSEGNGQEVRHGSTFKLQDVDSGTELEWTIVDPREADLMARKISTSSPVGEAVLGKRIGDEIEVTAPKGVMRYKLLHVE
- a CDS encoding Lrp/AsnC ligand binding domain-containing protein, producing the protein MATKAYVLIETAVGKTRDVMSSLSGVAGVAAVDAVTGPYDIIAVISANDLNSVGEIVTDKVHTIGGVNRTVTCLSVSVG